One Kallotenue papyrolyticum genomic window carries:
- a CDS encoding nitroreductase family deazaflavin-dependent oxidoreductase encodes MSSPSQPATVPARGRRFGRATAWAQRLVTGGHTLLYRLSAGRIGGRLGNAPVLLLFTLGRKSGRLRITPLCYVRAGERIALIGSNGGTTGDPGWVHNLRARPRALVQIGAQLHTVRARVAEGPEREHFWQQAVALYAGYAAYQRRTDRRIPVIVLEPET; translated from the coding sequence ATGTCATCGCCGTCGCAACCTGCTACCGTGCCCGCGCGTGGACGACGCTTCGGTCGCGCCACGGCGTGGGCGCAGCGCCTGGTGACCGGAGGGCATACGCTGTTGTATCGCCTCAGTGCGGGGCGCATCGGCGGTCGTTTGGGCAACGCACCGGTGCTGCTGTTGTTCACGCTGGGCCGCAAAAGCGGACGGCTGCGCATCACACCGCTGTGCTATGTACGCGCCGGCGAGCGCATCGCGTTGATCGGCTCCAACGGCGGCACGACCGGCGATCCCGGCTGGGTACACAATCTGCGCGCGCGACCACGCGCCCTGGTGCAGATCGGCGCGCAGCTCCACACCGTCCGGGCACGCGTGGCGGAAGGGCCGGAGCGCGAGCACTTCTGGCAGCAGGCGGTGGCGCTGTATGCGGGTTATGCTGCCTATCAACGCCGCACCGATCGTCGCATTCCGGTGATCGTGCTCGAACCCGAAACGTAA